The region ATTATCTGAGCGGCGGCTTGCTGCATGCAATCGTCGCGCTCGGTTCCGGCGCCATGTTCAGCTTTGTCTACCTGCGCTACCGCGAGCCGGGCGTGGCGCCCGCCTATGCGACCACCGCCCTGGCCCGCGCCGTCAACAATGCCCTGCTGCTGGTCGCCGTCGCCTACGGTTTCGACGCCTGAGGACGCGCCTGGCGCAGCAAATACGGCAGCAATAGCGCGGTAGCCACCGCCAGCGCTGACAACAGCAGCAATAATTGGCGGAACGCCACGTCATAACTGGCGCGCAGCAGGTCCATATTGCCTGATAGCAGTTGCGCGGCCTGCCGCAAATCGCCGAGCGCGGCGCGGCTGGCCGCTTGCGCCAACGGCAGGCCTGCCGGCAGCGATTCCGCCAGGCTGATGCCGATCAGGCCGGCCAGCACGGCGCCGGCCACCGCCAGCGCCACCCCGTCGGCCGAGACGCGCACGGTATTGAAGATGCCGGTCGCCATGCCGGCCCGATCCGCTTCCACCACATTCAGGGCCATCGCGTCCATCAAGCCCCAGGGCAGGCCGATGCCGGCGCCGATCAGCAGCAGCGCCCAGGACGTTGCCGCGCCGGCCATGGCCAGCCAGGCCAGGCCCAGGGCGGCCAGCAGCAAGCCGGCCGCGCACAGGAAGGAGGGGCTCCACCAGCGCAGCAGCATGCTGGCCAGCACAGGCACCAGCAACAGCGGCGCGGCCAGGGCCATCATCAGGCGCCCGGCCGCCAGCGGCGCCATGCCGTCGACACCGATGAAACGCCCGGGCAGCATGACGATCAGCACGATAAACAGGAAAGCGGGCGAGGCGGCCAGCACCTGCACGCCGACAAACTGGCGCTGGCGGAACAGCGACAGGTCCAGCAATGGCTGCGCGGTTCCTTTTTCGATACGTATGAAAGTTGCGAACAGCAGCAAGGCCGCCAGGGCCGGCCACAGCACCCATGGGCTGCGCCAGCCATGCTCGGGCGCCAGCAGCAGCGCCACCGTCAGCAGGCCCAGCGCGCCGCTGAAGGTGAACGCGCCGGGCCAGTCCAGCCGGCTGCCGGCATGCGCCGGGTCATGCGGCACGCTGGCACCGGCCAGCAACAGCCCCAGCGCGCCGAGCGCGGCGGTGGCATAGAAGATGGCCGGCCAGGGCGCCACGGCCAGCACGGCGCCGGCCGCCAGCGGACCGAAGGCCAGGCCCAAGCCAAATGTCGTGCCCAGCAAACTCATCACCCGGTTGCGCGCCGCGCCCTGGAACAACGGTGACAGCGAGGACATGGCCGCGGCAAACGCGGCCGCGCCACCCAGGCCCTGCACGAAACGCAGTGCGGCGATCAGGGGCACGGACGACGCGCTGGCGATGGCGACGGTGGCCAGGCAGAACACGCTCAAGCCCGCCAACCAAACGCGGCGCCGGCCCAGCAGGTCGGTCAGGCTGCCGGCCACCATCATGGCGCTGCCATAGCTGAGGATATAGGCGTTGAGCACCCAGTTCAGGGCCAATGGACTGGCGCCCGCCACCTGGCTCAGGGCCGGCAGCGCCACGGCCGGGCCGGTAAACGAGAGCGGTATCAGCAGGCCCGTCAGGCAGGCGGCCAGCACTTGCAGCGACAGGGTGCGGCGGGTGGAAGCGGTGGAAACAATATGCATGGCGACTCGCGGCAAGAGGAAGATGCCAGAGTATGGCGGCGCGGCGATTGCAGAAAAATGGGCTAGACTGACGAACATAGCGGACAAATATGTCTTGAATTAGTCACAAGGGAATAAAATGGATAGCCTGGGCAGTATCGCCATGTTCGTGCAGGTGGCCGACAGCGGCAGTTTTTCGGCCACCGCCCGCCAGCTGGGCTTGTCGTCTTCCGCAGTGGGCAAAAGCGTGGCGCGCATGGAGGCGCGGCTGGGCGCGCGCCTGTTCCGGCGCAGCACGCGCCATCTGTCGCTGACAGTGGAAGGGGAACAGTTCCTGGCGCGCTGCCGGCGCATCCTGGCCGAGGTGGAGGCGGCCGAGCACGAACTGAGCGCTTCAGCGAAGGGGCCCAGCGGGAAACTGCGCATCAGCCTGCCACGCTACAGCGGCCTGTTCGATACGGCCATCCTGGCCTTCATGCGGGCCTATCCGGCCGTCGAGCTGGACCTGGATTTTTCGGATACGCTGGTCAATGTCGTCAGCGACGGCTACGACGTCGTGGTGCGCACGGGTGCGCTGGCCGATTCGGGCCTGGCGTCGCGCCGCCTGTGCACGTTTCGCCGCCTGCTGGTGGCTGCGCCTGCATACCTGGCCCGGCATGGCCGTCCCGCCACCCCGGCCGGGCTGGCGCAACATGCACAGCTGCATTATCGCTTTCCCGCCACCGGCAGGCTTGAGCAATGGCCGCTGGCGCCCGGCGATCCCGTGGCCGCTTCTGCGATGGTCTGCAATAGCGTGGAGATGCGCGTGTTCCTGGCTGTGCAGGGGCAGGGCATCGCCTATCTGCCAGCGTTCACTGTCGGGCGTGAGCTGGCGGCGGGACAGCTGGAAAGCCTGCTTGATGACCATACGCAGGAACAGGCGACCTTCTGGCTGCTGTGGCCGGCCAGCAGTCATCTGCCGTCGCGGCTGCGCGTTTTTATCGATTTTCTGGTTGAAAAGCTTGAGAACGGCGGGCCGGCGTCGCGGCCCGGGGAACCCTGGTTTGGCACTTGATCCGGTACATGCTTTGCCGGTTCGTCTATTTCTGGCCTTCCTGTTTTTTGCGTGCCCTGTTAAAAACTGGCGCGCAGCGTTAATTGTGCGTTGCGCGGGTCGCCATAATAGCCGCTGCCATACAGGCCATAGCCGCTGTAATACATCTTGTCGAACACATTGTTGATGTTCAATACTGCGCTGAGCCGGCTGTTGACCACGTAGCGCGCCATCAGGCCGGCCACGGCGAAGCTGCCTTCATCGGCGCGCGCCGGCACATCGCCCGTCAGGGTGGTGCTGTACCAGGTGCGGCCCTGCCAGTTCAGGTTGGCGCCGACCGTCAGTTGCCGCCAGGCGCCGGGCAAGCTTGCGGTCGAAAAACTCGCCCTTGATGCCGCTCTCCCACGAGGCGCCGGTGGTGGGCGGCAGCGCCCGCGCGTTGGCGTCGCTGACCGATTGCGGATCGAAAATGCTGGCGTAGCTGAGGTAGGCTGAATAGGTGGCGTTCAGGTCGTAGACGGCGCCCGCATACGGCACCAGCTGGTGCCTCTCCTTTGCGTCATCGCGTCCCGTGCCGCCCCAGCCATACACCAGGTCGCCCGTGCGTTCGTACGAATTGAGGCGGCTGCCGACGATCAGCGACAGGCCGTCGGTCGGCTTGAAGCGAGCCGCGCCATAGGCGGCGTATTCCTTGAATGCATATTGCTGCGTCAGGCTGACCTGCATGGCCGCAGGCCGTGGCACGGCATTGTTCCAGCGGCGATAGTCGATCTCCACATTGCCGCCGCCATAAGCGATGTAGTTGGAATCGCGGTGGCTGGCATTGATGCCGAACACCAGTTCATGCTGGCGCCCCAGCCACTGGAACGGCCCCGTCGCATAGGCATCGAGCGAATTGCTGTCGATGACATAGGTCTTGGCGCCGCGCTGCAATGTGGCCAGGCCCGTCGCCTGGTCGGGATAGGGGCCCCAGCTGATGATATTGGCTTGCAGCTGGTCCGTATCGCCCTTCCAGTGGCTCGCTTCGGCCCGCAGCTGCCAGCCATTGTCGAACAGGTGTTCCGCGGCGGCAAATACGCGCGTGCTGTTGCTGCCCGCGTCGGTCCAGCGCGCGGCCGGATTGAAGGAGCGGGCAAAGCGGGTGCGGCTGCCATCGCTGTAGAACAGCGGATTCTGGCCAAAAGACGAGCCTTGCGAGCCGATCTTCTGGTAGTCTAGCCCGGCCAGCACCTTTGTGCGTGGCGACAGGTCCGCCTCGATCACGCCGTAGGCCACAGTCTTGTTCTGGCGGTAGTAATCGATATGCGAGCCATGATCCTGGTAGGCCGCCACCAGCCGCGCGCGCAGCGAGCCGTCGGCATTGAGCGGGCCGGACAGGTCAGCCTCGGCCCGGTAGCGGTCTTCGCTGCCCAGGCTAACCTGCGCATGGGCCTGGAACTGGCGCGTGGGCTTCTTGCGCACCAGGTTGACGGCACCGGCCGGGCTGCCGGCGCCGCTCATCAGGCCATTCGCGCCGCGCACCACTTCCACCCGGTCATAGATCGCCATGTCGCGGATGCCCAGGCCGTTCGAGTTGGTGCCAAAATCAAAGGTGGGCACGCCGTCATACTGGAAACTATTCAGGCTGAAGCCGCGCGCATAGTAGTTGTAGCGCTCGGAATCGTCGTGCGAGACGGTCACGCCGGGCGTCTGCTGCAGCACGTCGGCCAGGGTGGCGATGCCCTGGTCGTCCATCTGCTGGCGCGTGATGACGGTCAGCGACTGTGGCGTTTCGCGCGGCGACAGCACGAAACGGGTGGCGGTGCCGGCCAGCGCCGCCGCATAGGCGCCGCTGTTTTCCGTTTCCGGCACCGGCGCGTTGCCGGCCGTGACGGTGATCTCGGCCAGGCTCTGTTCGCCGCCCTGGATCGCGTCGGCCGTTTTGGTCAGCGCACGCAAGGCGAAGTCGGCTGGCCCCAGGCGTACCGCCGTCAGGCCGCTGCCTGCCAGCAGCAGGCGCAGCGCCGTTTCGGCGTCGTGGCTGCCCGCCAGGCCGGCGCTGTGCAAGCCGCGCAGCTCGCCGGCCTGGTAGGTCAATGTCAGGCCGGCCTTGCGGGCCAGCTGTTCCAGCGCCGCGTCGAGCGGGCCGGCGGCGATCTGCAAGGAGTAGACGGCGCTGTACGCCGCGCCCTGCTGGGCCATGGCGGGCGCCGCCAGCAGCAACAGGGCGGCGGCGACGGCGCTGGCCAGGGTGGAACGGCAGGGAAGGTGTTTTATCGAAGAAGAGATCATGGCGCTTTCAAGGTGAGTGGTGTCTGACTGGTTGCCGTGCGGGCCGGCCAGATCCCCTCAACTTTTTTACGCTTTTTTCAAGGTGACCCAGAAACGCGTGCGGTAGACGGCGACGATGGCCTGTGTTTGCAGCAGCACGCGCAAGGCCCGTTCCGGATCGCCGAGCTGGAATACGCCGGAAATTGGCAGCTGCGCGATGTCGGCGTCGCACTGCAGCAGGCCGTGGCGGTGGCGCGCCAGTTCCGCCACCAGCCGTCCCAGCGGCATCTCGCGCGCCACGATCACGCCGTCCAGCCAGGCGGCCGGATCGTCGTGCCGGTCCTGGTCGCGCCAGATGCGCACGCCATCGGTCAGCAGCGCGTCGCCCGCCCGCGCCAGCACTGGTTCCGCGCTGGCGGCCGTCGCCTGCATCTGCACGGCATCCTGCTGCACGGTCAGGCGCGTCAGCGGCACTGCGCCGTCCTCAAGGCGGCGGACGGTAAAGCGCGTGCCCAGTGCCTGCATGCGGGCCGTGTCCGTATCGACCCGGAACGGCCGGCGCAGCGCATCGATGCCGGTGGTGACGGCGATTTCGCCGCGCAGCAGCGTCAGCAGGCGGCGCGCGCCATCGTATCGCACGTTGACGGCGGTGCCGGCATTGAGATTGAGCAGGCTGCCGTCGGGCAGCGTGACGGCCAGGCGCTGGCCGGTGCCGGTGTGGTAGTCGGCGCGGCTGTCGAGCACCAGCCAGGCGCCGGTGCCGGCCACGCCGAGGGCGGCGGCCAGCTTGAGCGACTGGCGGCGCTGGCGCCGGCGCGCCAGGCTGGCGTCCAAGGTGGCGCGGCTTGCGTCCGGCGGCAGGCCGGAGAGCTGGCCTTGCATGGCGGCGATGCGCTGCCACGCTGTTTCATGGCGGGCATCGGCGTCACGCCATTGCCGCAGGGCTTGCAAGGTGGCTGGCAGCGGGCCATGCAGTTGCAGCCGCACGGCCCAGGCGATGGCTTGCTCGACCGGATCGTCCTGTCCTTGCGGCGAGACCTGTCGCATCAGGAAAAGTACACGCGGTAGCAGGCGCGCCAGGCGCTGGCCAGGTCGCGTTCGACGGTGGCCAGCGACACATCGAGCCGCGCGGCGATGGCCGATCCGGCCAGGCCGTCGAGCTGGGCCAGCAAAAATGCCTGGCGGGCGCGCGGCTTGAGGGCGTCGAGCGCCGTGTCCAGCCGCAGCAGCGTTACGATGATCAGCAGACGCGCTTCGGGCGACGGCGCCACCTGTTCCGGATGAAAGGCCAGCGCCTGCAGGTAGGCTTGTTCCACGTCGCGGCGCCGGTAATGGTCGATCACCAGGCCTTGCGCGATGCGCGTCAGGTAGGCGCGCGGGGTGCGCAGCGCCGCTGGCGGACGGTCGCGGCGCTGCAGGAGGCGCATGAAAGTGTCCTGCGCCACATCGGCCGCGTCAGCACCGCTGCCCAGCTTGTGCCGCAGCCAGCCCTGCAGCCAGCCGTGATGGGCGCTGTACAGGACGGACAGATCGGGCGGCGCGGCAGGGGGCATGGCGGGTCAGGAGTGCAATAATTGAGAATGATTCTCAATTATTGCATTGGCGGCGGGCGCTGGCAAGTGCCGCCGGTGCGCCGCACGGCAGGAAGCGCGCTGTCCAAGAGCGCCGGCATTTGTTATAGTTCCAGCCATCTTTCCCTACGCCCCACGCCATTACCCATGTCCAACACCCTCAGCACGCCCCGCACTTTCGGTACGCCTTTGTCTTCCACCGCCATCAAGGTCATGCTGCTCGGTTCCGGCGAACTGGGCAAGGAAGTGATCATTGCCCTGCAGCGCCTGGGGGTGGAGGTGATCGCGGTCGACCGTTATCCGAACGCGCCCGGCCATCCGGTGGCGCACCGCTCGCATGTGATTGACATGAGCGACGGCGTGGCGCTGGCCGCCCTGATCGATCTGGAAAAGCCTGACCTGATCGTGCCCGAAATCGAAGCGATCGCCACCGATACCCTGGCGGCGCTGGAGGCGGCCGGCCAGATCACCTGCATTCCGACCGCGCGCGCGGCCCAGCTGACGATGAACCGCGAAGGCATACGCCGTCTGGCGGCCGAAGACCTTGGCGTGGCGACGTCGCCGTACCGCTTCGCCAGCAGCTTGCAGGAATTGCAGCTGGCCTGCCAGGAAATCGGTTTTCCCTGCGTGGTGAAACCGGTCATGTCGTCGTCGGGCAAGGGCCAGTCAAAGCTGGACAGCGCGGCGGAGGTGGAAACCGCGTGGGCGTATGCGGCCAGCGGTAGCCGGGTCGACACGGGCCGGGTGATCGTCGAAGGCTTTATCGATTTCGACTACGAGATCACCCTGCTGACGGTGCGCGCCATCGGTGCCTCCGGCCAGGTCGAGACGCAGTTCTGCGAGCCGATCGGCCACCTGCAGGTGCAGGGCGACTATGTGGAATCGTGGCAGCCGGCGCGCATGGCGCCGCTGGCGCTTGAACGTTCGCGCGAGATCGCGCGCAAGGTGACCGATGACCTGGGTGGCCTGGGCCTGTTCGGCGTCGAGCTGTTCGTCAAGGACGATATGGTCTGGTTCTCGGAAGTGAGCCCGCGGCCGCACGACACCGGCATGGTGACCATGGCCAGCCAGGTGCAGAGCGAATTCGAACTGCACGCGAAAGCCATCCTGGGCTTGCCCGTCAACGTGGCGCTGCGCTCGCCGGGCGCGTCGGCCGTGATCTACGGCCAGCTGGAAGCGAAAGGCATCGCCTTCGAAGGCGTGGCTGACGCCTTGAGCGTGCCTGGCGCCGACCTGCGTTTGTTCGGCAAGCCCGAGTCGTTTGCGCGCCGCCGCATGGGCGTGGCGCTGGCTACCGCCGACGATGTCGATACCGCGCGCCAGCGCGCCGTGCTGGCCGCCTCGAAAGTCCAACCCGTGGAGAAAACATGAGCGAAGAAGAGATCCCCTACATAGTCCCGTCGGAACACGCGGTGGTCGGCAAGGCGGCCGGCGCGCAGATGCTGGCCAACGCCTGCGCCGCGCGCGACGCCTTTTATGCCAGCCTGGGCGCCATCGACGGCGATGTGCTGGCGCCGCTGGTGAACCCGTCCTTCATGGGCGGGCCGCGCTGGCCGTCGCTGCGCCAGGCCTGGCGCGTGATCCGCCGGCCCGGTTCTATCATTATCGCCAGCGATGGCCTCAGCGACCCGTTCGAGGACGACGACGATATCTTCGAGCCACGCGGCTACCTGGTGGAGGTCTGCGTCGAGGCGCCCCTGTCCAGCGTCGAGGGCGATGATATCGCCGGTTCCTGGCTGTTCGACCTGGTATATCAATTGAGCCAGAACGTGGCCGATCACGGTTCGATCGACTTGCTGGTCGAGCGCCATGGCAGCGTGTCGATGGCGCTGGACCTGCAAGCGCCGCCCGATGGCCTGGAAGACGAGAATGAACAGGTGGGCGTGCTGATCGACGCCACGGCGCCGACCATTCCCGCTTTCTTCGATACGCCGTATGGCCCGGTGATGATGTTGACGGCCACCGTGCTGCAGCCGGCGGAACTGGCCGATATCGGCGCGGCCGAAGACCGCGCCGGCGCGCGCGGCGCTGGCCAGGGCCCTGGCCGCCTCGCCGACCGGGCGCCTCAGCGTGGCTGACCGTCCGGCCGTCATTCTGCCGTAGGGCTGTCCT is a window of Janthinobacterium sp. J1-1 DNA encoding:
- a CDS encoding LysR family transcriptional regulator is translated as MDSLGSIAMFVQVADSGSFSATARQLGLSSSAVGKSVARMEARLGARLFRRSTRHLSLTVEGEQFLARCRRILAEVEAAEHELSASAKGPSGKLRISLPRYSGLFDTAILAFMRAYPAVELDLDFSDTLVNVVSDGYDVVVRTGALADSGLASRRLCTFRRLLVAAPAYLARHGRPATPAGLAQHAQLHYRFPATGRLEQWPLAPGDPVAASAMVCNSVEMRVFLAVQGQGIAYLPAFTVGRELAAGQLESLLDDHTQEQATFWLLWPASSHLPSRLRVFIDFLVEKLENGGPASRPGEPWFGT
- the purT gene encoding formate-dependent phosphoribosylglycinamide formyltransferase — encoded protein: MSNTLSTPRTFGTPLSSTAIKVMLLGSGELGKEVIIALQRLGVEVIAVDRYPNAPGHPVAHRSHVIDMSDGVALAALIDLEKPDLIVPEIEAIATDTLAALEAAGQITCIPTARAAQLTMNREGIRRLAAEDLGVATSPYRFASSLQELQLACQEIGFPCVVKPVMSSSGKGQSKLDSAAEVETAWAYAASGSRVDTGRVIVEGFIDFDYEITLLTVRAIGASGQVETQFCEPIGHLQVQGDYVESWQPARMAPLALERSREIARKVTDDLGGLGLFGVELFVKDDMVWFSEVSPRPHDTGMVTMASQVQSEFELHAKAILGLPVNVALRSPGASAVIYGQLEAKGIAFEGVADALSVPGADLRLFGKPESFARRRMGVALATADDVDTARQRAVLAASKVQPVEKT
- a CDS encoding MFS transporter, encoding MHIVSTASTRRTLSLQVLAACLTGLLIPLSFTGPAVALPALSQVAGASPLALNWVLNAYILSYGSAMMVAGSLTDLLGRRRVWLAGLSVFCLATVAIASASSVPLIAALRFVQGLGGAAAFAAAMSSLSPLFQGAARNRVMSLLGTTFGLGLAFGPLAAGAVLAVAPWPAIFYATAALGALGLLLAGASVPHDPAHAGSRLDWPGAFTFSGALGLLTVALLLAPEHGWRSPWVLWPALAALLLFATFIRIEKGTAQPLLDLSLFRQRQFVGVQVLAASPAFLFIVLIVMLPGRFIGVDGMAPLAAGRLMMALAAPLLLVPVLASMLLRWWSPSFLCAAGLLLAALGLAWLAMAGAATSWALLLIGAGIGLPWGLMDAMALNVVEADRAGMATGIFNTVRVSADGVALAVAGAVLAGLIGISLAESLPAGLPLAQAASRAALGDLRQAAQLLSGNMDLLRASYDVAFRQLLLLLSALAVATALLLPYLLRQARPQASKP
- a CDS encoding sigma-70 family RNA polymerase sigma factor; translated protein: MPPAAPPDLSVLYSAHHGWLQGWLRHKLGSGADAADVAQDTFMRLLQRRDRPPAALRTPRAYLTRIAQGLVIDHYRRRDVEQAYLQALAFHPEQVAPSPEARLLIIVTLLRLDTALDALKPRARQAFLLAQLDGLAGSAIAARLDVSLATVERDLASAWRACYRVYFS
- a CDS encoding TonB-dependent siderophore receptor, translated to MISSSIKHLPCRSTLASAVAAALLLLAAPAMAQQGAAYSAVYSLQIAAGPLDAALEQLARKAGLTLTYQAGELRGLHSAGLAGSHDAETALRLLLAGSGLTAVRLGPADFALRALTKTADAIQGGEQSLAEITVTAGNAPVPETENSGAYAAALAGTATRFVLSPRETPQSLTVITRQQMDDQGIATLADVLQQTPGVTVSHDDSERYNYYARGFSLNSFQYDGVPTFDFGTNSNGLGIRDMAIYDRVEVVRGANGLMSGAGSPAGAVNLVRKKPTRQFQAHAQVSLGSEDRYRAEADLSGPLNADGSLRARLVAAYQDHGSHIDYYRQNKTVAYGVIEADLSPRTKVLAGLDYQKIGSQGSSFGQNPLFYSDGSRTRFARSFNPAARWTDAGSNSTRVFAAAEHLFDNGWQLRAEASHWKGDTDQLQANIISWGPYPDQATGLATLQRGAKTYVIDSNSLDAYATGPFQWLGRQHELVFGINASHRDSNYIAYGGGNVEIDYRRWNNAVPRPAAMQVSLTQQYAFKEYAAYGAARFKPTDGLSLIVGSRLNSYERTGDLVYGWGGTGRDDAKERHQLVPYAGAVYDLNATYSAYLSYASIFDPQSVSDANARALPPTTGASWESGIKGEFFDRKLARRLAATDGRRQPELAGPHLVQHHPDGRCAGARR
- a CDS encoding FecR domain-containing protein; the encoded protein is MRQVSPQGQDDPVEQAIAWAVRLQLHGPLPATLQALRQWRDADARHETAWQRIAAMQGQLSGLPPDASRATLDASLARRRQRRQSLKLAAALGVAGTGAWLVLDSRADYHTGTGQRLAVTLPDGSLLNLNAGTAVNVRYDGARRLLTLLRGEIAVTTGIDALRRPFRVDTDTARMQALGTRFTVRRLEDGAVPLTRLTVQQDAVQMQATAASAEPVLARAGDALLTDGVRIWRDQDRHDDPAAWLDGVIVAREMPLGRLVAELARHRHGLLQCDADIAQLPISGVFQLGDPERALRVLLQTQAIVAVYRTRFWVTLKKA
- a CDS encoding TonB-dependent receptor, encoding MPGAWRQLTVGANLNWQGRTWYSTTLTGDVPARADEGSFAVAGLMARYVVNSRLSAVLNINNVFDKMYYSGYGLYGSGYYGDPRNAQLTLRASF